The genomic interval ATCTCAGTCGGGATCGTCCTTCTGTATATAACTACAACAATCCACTGTGCAAGGCGTGCCTACTTTATCTCCGCCCAAACTGACTACGCACAAGCAGTTGAGGCCATCATACGCAGTCAACCCTCGATGAAATTGCAGCTCATCAACGCGCGTGTTCACGTGACTAGCCAGCGTCCCTTACCAGATAGTTTGATTACCGACTACATCGGCGACCTCCTGCGCAAGGTCAGCGGCACACGACGGTCTAGTGATGCGGAAGCATTCAAATCTGAACTGACAGAACTTTATGCAGGCAAGCTCAAAGGGCCCCATGAAATTGGCTGGTTTATAGCTGACATTACTTTGAAATTGGGCCTGCTTGGCACAATCATCGGGTTCATCCTCATGCTTGGCTCTGTTGCAGGAACCTCAGACTTTGACGTCAGTACAATGCAAAAGATTCTCACGGACATGAGTAGTGGCATGGGAACAGCTTTGTACACGACGCTCGCCGGCTTGGTGGCTAGCATGTTACTGGCGGCTCAATACCATATGATGGATCGTGGTGCTGACGAGTTAATCGATAGGACTACCCGCCTTACTGAAGTCTTCATATTGCCCACTCTGATACGAGCTCGGTAGGCACTCCGTTATACTACGGAAAATTCTGATCACATGAACGCACGAAGTCGTTATTCATCGGATCCCTTCACCGATCTCTTGTTCAATGCATTGTTGGGTTTTACCTTCCTCTTTTTGATTGCCATCATGTTCATGAACCCGAAGGCCAAGTCGGGCATCATTGATCCGAAGGCAGAATATATGATCACTGTGAGCTGGCCCGACAACAATCCAGATGATATAGATACTTGGGTTGAGGATCCCAGCGGAGACATCATCTGGTTCCGTAACCCTGAAGCTGGCCTGTTGCACCTGGATCGCGATGATCGTGGCACAATTAATGACACACTTATGATCAATGGCATAGAGATACAAAATCCACTAAACCAAGAAGTGGTTACAATACGCGGGGTGGTTACCGGGGAGTACATCGTAAATCTACACTACTACGCGTCTGAGACGCTTCAACCTGTCACGGCCACCATTAAGGTCGCTAAAGTAAATCCCACGCTGGAAATTGTATACTACGGCACTGTCATACTTGATAAAAAGGGTGACGAAAAGACAGCCGTCCGATTTACGATTGGCCCGGATCACCAGGTTAAGGACATCAACTTCGTGCCAAAAAAGCTCGTGATACTCGGGTAGTTACAGGAGTACGCAAATGGTAACGCTCGGAATAGGCGGACTAATTGCAGCATACGTGCTCATCGCGCTTTTGTTACTCAGCTTGCTGCTCTACTCAAGCTGGTCATGGAAGATGAAGGCCGGCACAATTGTGGCAACGTCACTCTTTTATATTATTACTTACCTTTCATTTCCGCCCCTTTTAGGTTGGCCGACCGCTGCCCAATTGCCAAAGCGGTTTCAGCTAATCTCTGCATACGCCGAACAACCTAGCAAGGTAACCGGCGCACCGGGTAAGATTTTCCTCTGGTTAACCGATATGGAGAACCTGGTTAATCCCATGCCTCCCCGCGCCTACCGGCTGCAATACTCTTTGGAATTACATGAAAAGATTGTTTCAGCGCAGACGAAGATCAGTAAAGGTATGCCGCAGCTTGGCGAAGTTGAGAACCCCGGGGATGGGCCACTAGTAACCCCTCTAGATGCGCAACGGGCTGGACAAAAAAGTATAAACGTACAGTTTTACGATCTACCAGATCCGCTCTTTCCCGAGAAATGACGTAATGGGATGATACGTTCCGTTACCTCGCTCATACTTACGCTAAACCTACTGTTGTTAGCATACGCTCCAACTGTTTCACCAGGGACGATGCTGAGCACTGATGTCACGGTGCCGGCCTTGCCATTGGCTGAGTTTCGTCTTCCCGGCTACGACAGTGTGGCCAATGCTAAGCAAGTTCCAACAATTGTAACGGTGTCCAAAGATCCGTCAGCACCTGGCCACCAAACAATTCAGGTGGCGAATCAAACACCTTCAAGCAAGCGATGGCTCTGGTACAGCATCCCCATAGCGGTGATCATTCTGGTCCTTCTGACAATCGGGGCTCTGGGATTTCTTTGGCACCGCCGTGAGGTGGAACGCATTCACCAGGCGGCAAAGCCTTCTGCCCATCTCGTCCTGCAAGGTCATGATGAGACCCGATATCCTATTATGGCTTCAACCTGGCGCATCGGGCGCAGCAAGCATAACGAAGTGGTGCTTAAACATCACTCCATATCAAGCCGACACGCGGAGATCCACCAAACGCACCACGGAGGCTATAGAATTGTTGATCTCGATTCACTGAATGGCATTTATGTAAACGATAAAAAGGTAAAGAGCTGCAGTCTTGCCGAGGGAGATATCATTGATATGGGCGACGTGCGTCTTCGCTTTACGTTCGATGCAGGCGACTATCCAGTTGAAGAGGCTACATTGAGGCTACACACTAAGGGGCCATAACCGTATGCGATTTATGGTGTTTGGACTGAACACG from Gammaproteobacteria bacterium carries:
- a CDS encoding MotA/TolQ/ExbB proton channel family protein, with the translated sequence ISVGIVLLYITTTIHCARRAYFISAQTDYAQAVEAIIRSQPSMKLQLINARVHVTSQRPLPDSLITDYIGDLLRKVSGTRRSSDAEAFKSELTELYAGKLKGPHEIGWFIADITLKLGLLGTIIGFILMLGSVAGTSDFDVSTMQKILTDMSSGMGTALYTTLAGLVASMLLAAQYHMMDRGADELIDRTTRLTEVFILPTLIRAR
- a CDS encoding FHA domain-containing protein, yielding MLSTDVTVPALPLAEFRLPGYDSVANAKQVPTIVTVSKDPSAPGHQTIQVANQTPSSKRWLWYSIPIAVIILVLLTIGALGFLWHRREVERIHQAAKPSAHLVLQGHDETRYPIMASTWRIGRSKHNEVVLKHHSISSRHAEIHQTHHGGYRIVDLDSLNGIYVNDKKVKSCSLAEGDIIDMGDVRLRFTFDAGDYPVEEATLRLHTKGP